The Spirosoma radiotolerans genome has a window encoding:
- a CDS encoding Ig-like domain-containing protein, producing the protein MNLSLRIFIGSLIVSILCCQAALAQQVTITSVTPTPVCAGAAITATYSYTLPDPGTVVLYLNGPNTTNVPIGTATTSGNNGSVIGVIPADRATGSYTVYIRRTSNILPTPINSPNSNAFTVNALPAAPTVSNLAYCLGSTGVPPLTATGQNLKWYSVSTGGTASSTAPTPPTSTAGTTNYYVSQTSAAGCEGPRATLAVTINPLPAKPTVVSSLSYCQNSSAPSLAGAVTSGSNLKWYTSLTGGSGTTIAPTPQTTVVNTTTYYVSQTDGNGCESARADITVTIKANPTAPTVTTPVTYCQGQPATPLSATPVNGATLNWFGPSGNALGSTAPTPPTTSPGTTFYSVSQTFGGCSSPAAPITVVVNAKPAAPTTKPVGVCQNTTPVSLATGVTSGTNLRWYTTASGGTASTVAPAPPTTTIGSTTYYVSQINSNGCESDRSVITYTVNAYPAAPTVSASPLTYCQSSTAVPLTATPVASATLTYYTVASGGTAYASLTPSTSSSNNYYVSQTLNGCEGPRATINVVINALPARPAVTTPVAYCQFTVAAPLSATASTNNTLSWYGTNATGGTASTVVPTPSTTTDGAFTYYVSQKDPFGCESERAPISVTVYPKPTAPVTTPASACLNSVPAPLTQSVTASGTLKWYTTSTGGTGSTVAPTLSTTAVGATTYYVSQTNPSGCESDRSAITFTVNPLPAAPVPTPTSLLYCQNAPAQPLTATGQNLKWYSAASGGTLLGSSVTPSTSLASSITYYVSQTDANGCESPRASVTVTTTSRPVAPTVSAVPVTYCQFATAAPLSATPITGNTLNWYGPAATGGTASATATVPATDPAGTNPYYVSQTDGNGCESSSRASITVIVNPKPTAPTVNSVTLCQNAPTVALATAVTSGTNLKWYTVQNGGTGSAVAPTLSTSAVGSTTYYVSQTSAEGCESDRIAIPVTVKPLPAAPTITQNTQNLCQSSVPTPLTAIATGTLTWYSPNGQITSSVTPSTNAVGPTSYSVTQTVDGCEGPKATLNVVVIPKPVAPTVTSSLTICQAAPTITLSATATSGNTLLWYTNPTGGASSATAPTPPTSDSGTTSYYVTQTDANGCESDRASISFTVKRKPAAPGTAPVSFCSNQVTPLTATFEAGTIPNWYGTNSAGTPKTTPSTPSTAVIGQAVPYYVSQTLNGCESAQAFIDVTIKALPVAPAVSSTPVTYCQDATAAPLSATAASGGSLIWYYTQTGGVASPTAITPQTNSSLPPTTYYYVSQTVNGCEGPRATLAVTINPKPAKPTVTSSFTYCQNTAAPALTATGTGTLKWYSDATTTTTIPTPTPSTATAGPPVTYYVSQTDGNGCESDRASITVTIIATPAAPGVASLSLCQKQSTVPLTATPDNGGTLSWYTSFTGGTGSSLAPTPVTSATGTVTYYVSQRVSGCEGPRASLDVTVKPLPTAPTVDPTPIRYCQSAVATPLSATASTGGTLNWYVLQGGVESSLGQATPTPSTTIAGPITYYVSQSVNGCEGPRATLTVTVSQRLPKPTVVSSLTYCQSTTTTAQPLTATGTGTLKWYSDQNTTTTIPTPTPSIATAGTPVTYYVSQTDANGCESERASITVNIIATPSLPGVSSLSVCQNATAPTLTASFSPGGSLNWYGTNVTGGTASPFPPVPPTNTVGTTSYYVSQSVSGCEGPRTNLDVTIKPLPAAPTVTNSTPAFCQNSVATALSATPSNGGTLNWYTVPIGGVASPSAPIPPTNAVGPIPYYVSQSVIGCEGPQATITVTIKALPAAPTVSASSVTFCQGTAATALTAGVVPGGTLKWYTVPTDGTSSPFAPVPPTATPDIITYYVSQSVNDCESPRVPIVVIIKATPSAPIVGATAPIYCQGGTATALSAVAPDGGALTWYTTPTGGTPSPIPPVPPVNNVGPVTYYVSQNLNGCEGPRVPLTATIQAAPAAPFATPSVAYCQGATAVALTATPTGSNLLNWYTTPTGGSASSAAPVPPTSSAGSTQFYVSQTDAIGCESVRSAVTVKINALPVVPSTVPVTYCQGGPTTALTATLTGGVSLNWYTAAAGGVASPVAPTPVSTNPGSTPYYVSQTDANGCESNRNVVLVTVTPAPVAPVVAAIAPVCQNSPAFAVQAAGQNLKWYTDPTSTVSLGSSVLQSTALPGTYVYYVSQTVNTCEGARAQAQVVVNPLPVAPIVANVTGCQDAVVQPLTASGTALQWYDSNDNQIAAPTPLTKVDLPQTYTYKVTQTLNGCESPKATFTYTVNITPLPTVTPVVAFCQNSLATPLQATGTNLKWTDPTGVVSANAPTPTTLAVTAGSSYSVTQTSALGCESRPAEIKVAVNAQAVAKLEGNASVYLGSPALLTLTLTGAGPYSYTLSDGTSGIAESSATSPVTTKQVSVTPAATTTYTIAAVSNACGVGPSSGAGTVTVKVPTVTTSALSASSVCAGTSFTVPFSSTGEFATGNAFTVEIANTVGDSASRKFIPISNGVVQGPFITTTIPTTIAPGQYYVRVVASNAPYSIRGTLSPTVLTVRPSATAGFTASKQAIYKGESVILVFNLGGDGPWTGTYAAGPEIRAFGTTTSVYSATLTPTVTTTYKLLSVANGCGAGKIEGADTTTVRVDILLAEEDLLSSSVKVYPVPTDGAVTIDIDLPLQSKPAQIRLVSPSGLITEQITTKKRQTVLDINKEPAGTYLLYITVGDRSTVRKILKW; encoded by the coding sequence ATGAATTTATCTTTACGTATATTTATAGGTTCATTAATTGTGTCAATACTGTGTTGTCAGGCAGCACTGGCGCAACAAGTTACGATTACCTCTGTTACGCCTACTCCCGTCTGTGCCGGGGCAGCCATCACGGCCACCTACTCCTATACGCTGCCTGACCCAGGTACCGTCGTTTTGTATCTAAACGGCCCCAATACGACCAATGTCCCAATCGGGACCGCAACAACCAGTGGCAACAATGGGTCGGTTATCGGAGTCATCCCCGCTGACCGGGCCACGGGTTCCTACACCGTTTACATCCGCAGGACCTCCAACATCTTACCGACCCCCATAAACAGTCCCAACAGTAATGCCTTCACCGTCAATGCGCTGCCTGCTGCACCCACCGTCTCGAATCTGGCTTACTGCCTGGGGTCAACGGGCGTTCCGCCCTTAACGGCGACGGGCCAGAATCTGAAATGGTATAGCGTCAGTACGGGAGGAACCGCCAGCAGCACGGCGCCAACGCCCCCTACCTCCACGGCGGGAACGACCAATTATTATGTGAGCCAGACCAGCGCGGCTGGCTGCGAAGGGCCCAGAGCCACACTAGCGGTGACCATTAACCCCTTACCGGCCAAGCCCACGGTTGTTTCCTCGCTGTCCTACTGCCAGAACAGCTCCGCTCCTTCGTTAGCCGGGGCGGTCACGTCCGGTAGTAATCTGAAATGGTATACCTCTCTGACCGGCGGTAGCGGCACGACTATCGCGCCCACGCCCCAAACCACGGTTGTCAATACGACGACTTACTACGTGAGTCAGACCGATGGCAATGGTTGTGAAAGCGCCCGGGCTGACATCACCGTCACCATCAAAGCCAACCCGACGGCTCCCACCGTCACCACGCCGGTGACCTATTGCCAGGGGCAGCCGGCAACTCCGCTGTCAGCGACGCCCGTCAACGGAGCTACTTTGAACTGGTTTGGTCCCTCGGGCAACGCCCTGGGCAGCACGGCCCCTACGCCCCCAACGACCTCTCCCGGTACGACTTTTTATTCGGTGAGCCAGACGTTTGGTGGCTGTAGCAGTCCGGCCGCTCCCATTACAGTAGTGGTCAATGCCAAACCGGCGGCTCCTACCACAAAGCCGGTGGGTGTCTGTCAAAACACGACGCCGGTGTCACTGGCCACAGGTGTCACCTCAGGGACGAACCTGCGCTGGTACACCACGGCCAGTGGGGGAACGGCCTCAACGGTAGCGCCAGCCCCTCCAACGACTACTATCGGCTCCACGACCTACTACGTAAGTCAGATCAATAGCAACGGCTGTGAGAGTGACCGGTCGGTGATCACCTATACGGTGAATGCCTATCCGGCGGCTCCAACGGTGAGTGCCAGTCCACTGACGTATTGCCAGAGTTCGACAGCGGTGCCCTTGACGGCCACCCCCGTGGCCAGCGCCACGCTGACTTATTATACCGTTGCCAGTGGCGGAACGGCATATGCGTCGCTGACTCCCTCGACCAGTTCCAGTAATAACTATTACGTTAGCCAGACACTCAACGGTTGTGAAGGACCAAGAGCAACTATTAATGTCGTCATTAATGCGCTGCCTGCCCGGCCCGCCGTTACTACGCCCGTTGCTTATTGTCAGTTTACCGTTGCCGCTCCCTTGAGCGCCACCGCATCGACGAATAATACACTCAGTTGGTACGGCACCAATGCCACGGGCGGAACAGCCTCGACCGTCGTGCCAACCCCCTCAACGACGACGGACGGAGCCTTTACCTACTATGTGAGCCAGAAAGATCCCTTTGGTTGTGAGAGTGAGCGGGCGCCCATCAGCGTGACGGTTTATCCTAAGCCCACAGCACCTGTCACAACGCCCGCCAGCGCCTGTCTCAACAGCGTGCCAGCTCCCCTGACGCAATCGGTGACGGCTAGCGGTACCCTGAAATGGTATACAACCTCGACCGGCGGCACCGGCTCGACGGTTGCGCCGACACTCTCGACGACGGCTGTGGGTGCCACCACCTACTACGTCAGCCAGACGAACCCAAGCGGCTGCGAAAGCGACCGCTCGGCGATTACCTTCACAGTGAACCCCCTTCCGGCGGCTCCTGTCCCTACGCCCACGTCTTTACTCTATTGCCAGAATGCACCAGCCCAACCCTTAACGGCGACGGGCCAGAATCTGAAATGGTACTCGGCGGCCAGTGGAGGTACGCTGCTGGGCAGTTCCGTCACGCCGTCCACATCACTAGCGAGTTCGATCACCTACTACGTGAGCCAGACCGATGCCAACGGCTGTGAAAGCCCTCGGGCCAGCGTTACGGTGACGACTACGTCAAGGCCCGTTGCGCCAACGGTGAGTGCGGTACCTGTCACGTATTGCCAGTTTGCGACGGCTGCTCCGTTATCGGCGACGCCCATTACGGGCAACACGCTCAACTGGTATGGCCCCGCTGCTACGGGTGGTACGGCGTCGGCCACGGCGACGGTGCCAGCGACGGACCCCGCGGGCACTAATCCCTATTACGTCAGCCAGACGGATGGGAATGGGTGCGAAAGCAGCAGCCGGGCATCGATTACCGTCATTGTGAACCCCAAACCGACCGCGCCAACGGTGAACTCGGTTACCCTGTGTCAGAATGCACCCACGGTTGCTCTAGCGACGGCGGTGACCTCGGGTACTAATTTGAAGTGGTACACTGTTCAAAACGGCGGCACCGGCTCGGCCGTAGCGCCAACACTCTCGACTTCTGCCGTAGGGTCAACCACGTATTATGTGAGCCAGACGAGTGCGGAGGGCTGCGAGAGCGACCGGATTGCGATTCCTGTAACGGTTAAGCCGTTGCCTGCTGCACCAACCATCACGCAAAATACCCAGAATCTCTGCCAGAGTTCGGTACCCACTCCATTGACGGCCATCGCGACGGGAACGTTGACATGGTATAGCCCCAACGGTCAAATTACTTCGTCGGTAACACCGTCGACCAATGCGGTTGGACCAACCTCGTATTCAGTTACCCAAACTGTTGATGGGTGCGAAGGGCCAAAGGCTACGTTGAACGTAGTAGTCATCCCGAAACCAGTAGCACCAACGGTTACCTCATCACTTACTATCTGTCAGGCAGCACCAACCATCACTTTGAGTGCTACGGCAACCTCGGGAAATACCTTGTTATGGTATACGAACCCGACAGGTGGGGCTTCGTCTGCAACGGCGCCAACGCCACCAACATCGGATTCAGGAACAACATCGTATTATGTTACTCAGACCGATGCCAATGGCTGCGAAAGTGACCGGGCATCCATTTCGTTTACTGTCAAACGAAAACCAGCTGCACCAGGAACGGCACCTGTTAGCTTCTGTTCCAATCAGGTAACGCCCCTGACGGCTACATTTGAAGCGGGGACTATACCGAACTGGTATGGTACGAATTCAGCGGGAACCCCAAAGACAACCCCTTCTACGCCATCGACGGCCGTCATTGGCCAGGCTGTTCCTTATTACGTGAGCCAGACGTTGAATGGTTGTGAGAGTGCCCAGGCGTTTATTGATGTGACGATCAAGGCACTTCCCGTGGCGCCTGCGGTTAGCTCAACGCCTGTAACGTATTGTCAGGATGCCACCGCAGCTCCTTTGTCGGCTACGGCCGCCAGTGGTGGCAGTTTGATCTGGTATTACACACAAACCGGTGGTGTCGCGTCGCCAACCGCGATAACTCCACAGACGAATAGTAGCCTGCCACCCACCACCTACTACTATGTGAGTCAGACGGTCAATGGCTGTGAAGGCCCCCGGGCTACGCTGGCCGTTACCATTAATCCAAAACCCGCTAAACCTACGGTCACTTCGTCGTTTACATATTGCCAGAATACAGCGGCACCGGCGTTAACCGCAACGGGAACTGGGACGTTAAAATGGTATAGCGATGCGACTACTACCACCACAATACCAACCCCAACACCCTCAACCGCCACGGCAGGTCCTCCTGTTACGTATTATGTAAGCCAGACCGATGGTAATGGATGTGAAAGTGATCGGGCCAGTATCACGGTAACTATCATCGCTACTCCTGCGGCTCCGGGTGTAGCTTCGTTAAGCTTGTGTCAAAAGCAATCGACAGTCCCGCTAACGGCTACACCAGATAATGGAGGCACGTTAAGCTGGTACACCAGTTTCACCGGTGGAACGGGCAGTTCTTTGGCTCCCACACCGGTCACTTCGGCTACGGGTACGGTTACCTATTATGTGAGTCAGCGTGTGAGTGGCTGCGAAGGGCCACGGGCAAGTCTGGATGTGACCGTTAAGCCTTTACCAACAGCTCCTACAGTAGACCCAACACCGATCAGGTACTGCCAGAGCGCGGTGGCTACTCCGCTGTCGGCTACGGCTAGTACGGGGGGCACGCTAAACTGGTATGTCCTCCAGGGGGGCGTAGAAAGTTCGCTGGGACAGGCCACGCCAACTCCCTCAACGACGATAGCAGGACCGATTACGTACTACGTGAGCCAGAGCGTGAATGGCTGCGAAGGACCACGGGCCACCCTGACGGTGACCGTTAGCCAACGCTTGCCTAAACCAACAGTCGTTTCGTCGCTAACCTATTGCCAGAGTACAACGACAACCGCGCAGCCGCTCACCGCAACGGGAACAGGAACGTTGAAATGGTATAGTGATCAGAACACTACCACCACGATACCAACCCCGACGCCCTCAATCGCCACGGCAGGTACTCCCGTTACGTATTATGTAAGCCAGACCGATGCCAATGGATGTGAAAGCGAGCGGGCCAGTATCACGGTTAACATCATTGCTACGCCATCGCTTCCGGGTGTATCTTCGCTGAGTGTGTGCCAGAATGCGACCGCGCCGACCTTGACAGCCAGTTTCAGTCCGGGAGGTAGCTTAAATTGGTACGGTACAAATGTCACGGGTGGAACGGCAAGTCCGTTCCCTCCAGTGCCACCTACCAACACAGTGGGAACGACTTCGTATTACGTAAGCCAAAGCGTGAGTGGCTGCGAAGGGCCAAGGACCAACCTGGACGTAACCATTAAACCTTTGCCCGCAGCACCAACGGTGACGAACAGTACGCCAGCTTTCTGTCAGAATTCGGTGGCGACGGCGCTGTCGGCTACCCCATCTAACGGAGGAACATTAAACTGGTATACTGTCCCGATCGGTGGTGTAGCTAGCCCTTCGGCTCCCATACCGCCTACCAACGCAGTAGGGCCGATTCCATACTACGTGAGCCAAAGCGTGATTGGCTGCGAAGGACCACAAGCTACCATTACGGTGACCATTAAAGCGTTACCAGCGGCTCCGACTGTTTCGGCCAGCAGCGTAACGTTCTGTCAGGGTACGGCTGCCACAGCCTTAACCGCAGGTGTCGTCCCTGGAGGAACATTAAAATGGTATACGGTACCAACCGACGGAACTTCGTCGCCATTCGCACCAGTTCCGCCAACGGCTACACCAGATATTATCACCTATTATGTCAGTCAAAGTGTAAATGATTGCGAAAGCCCACGCGTGCCGATCGTTGTCATCATAAAGGCAACACCATCTGCACCAATAGTTGGTGCGACTGCTCCGATATACTGTCAGGGCGGTACGGCGACTGCTTTATCGGCCGTAGCGCCTGATGGCGGTGCCTTAACCTGGTACACGACACCTACGGGAGGTACACCGTCTCCAATACCCCCCGTTCCCCCTGTTAATAACGTCGGCCCGGTTACGTATTACGTCAGTCAGAATCTTAATGGTTGTGAAGGCCCACGGGTTCCCCTGACGGCAACCATCCAGGCGGCTCCGGCCGCACCATTTGCCACCCCTTCCGTTGCGTATTGTCAGGGTGCTACCGCTGTTGCACTGACGGCTACCCCAACGGGTAGTAATCTCCTGAACTGGTACACCACACCCACGGGTGGAAGTGCTTCCTCAGCAGCGCCCGTGCCGCCAACCAGCAGTGCCGGATCGACGCAGTTTTACGTTAGTCAGACCGACGCTATCGGATGTGAAAGTGTCCGGTCGGCCGTTACGGTCAAAATAAATGCGCTGCCTGTGGTTCCGTCGACAGTACCCGTTACGTATTGTCAGGGTGGCCCTACTACGGCGTTGACCGCTACCCTGACTGGTGGTGTAAGCCTAAACTGGTATACAGCCGCAGCGGGTGGCGTTGCTTCGCCAGTGGCCCCTACACCGGTAAGCACGAATCCTGGCTCAACGCCATACTATGTGAGCCAAACCGACGCGAATGGTTGCGAAAGTAATCGGAATGTGGTGCTGGTTACCGTTACGCCCGCTCCAGTCGCACCGGTCGTTGCTGCTATTGCCCCTGTATGTCAGAATAGTCCGGCTTTCGCCGTGCAGGCCGCTGGTCAAAACCTGAAATGGTATACCGATCCAACGTCTACAGTTAGCCTGGGTAGCTCCGTTCTCCAGTCTACGGCACTGCCCGGAACGTACGTCTATTATGTTAGCCAAACGGTGAATACGTGTGAAGGCGCACGGGCACAGGCTCAAGTCGTGGTCAATCCCCTGCCTGTCGCACCAATTGTAGCGAATGTAACGGGTTGCCAGGATGCTGTGGTGCAGCCGCTTACGGCTTCCGGTACGGCATTGCAGTGGTATGATAGCAACGATAACCAGATAGCTGCCCCAACGCCGTTGACGAAAGTTGACCTGCCACAGACCTATACATACAAAGTAACGCAGACGCTCAATGGCTGCGAAAGCCCCAAAGCGACGTTTACCTATACGGTCAATATTACGCCGTTGCCAACCGTTACGCCAGTTGTTGCCTTCTGTCAGAATTCACTGGCAACGCCCTTGCAGGCTACGGGGACCAACTTGAAATGGACTGACCCGACAGGGGTCGTCAGCGCGAATGCGCCTACGCCCACTACGCTAGCCGTGACAGCCGGGAGCAGCTATTCTGTTACCCAGACAAGCGCGCTCGGTTGTGAAAGCCGTCCCGCCGAAATAAAGGTAGCTGTGAATGCGCAGGCGGTGGCTAAATTAGAGGGGAATGCGTCTGTGTATCTGGGGAGCCCGGCGCTGCTGACGCTTACCTTAACCGGGGCAGGACCTTATAGTTATACGCTATCTGACGGCACGTCCGGGATTGCCGAATCGTCGGCAACCTCGCCGGTCACGACCAAGCAGGTTTCCGTGACACCGGCTGCCACAACAACCTATACCATAGCGGCTGTTTCGAATGCCTGTGGTGTGGGCCCTTCAAGTGGAGCGGGCACGGTAACGGTTAAAGTGCCGACAGTAACGACCAGTGCGTTATCAGCGTCGTCGGTCTGTGCGGGTACATCCTTCACGGTGCCTTTTTCAAGCACGGGCGAGTTTGCGACCGGAAACGCCTTTACGGTTGAAATTGCGAATACCGTTGGTGATTCGGCGAGTCGGAAATTCATTCCGATTTCGAACGGGGTTGTTCAGGGACCTTTCATTACGACCACCATTCCGACTACAATTGCTCCGGGACAATATTACGTTCGGGTGGTGGCCTCCAATGCGCCATATTCGATTCGGGGAACACTCAGTCCAACGGTACTAACTGTACGACCGTCGGCAACAGCTGGGTTTACAGCTAGTAAACAGGCTATTTACAAAGGAGAAAGTGTCATACTCGTCTTTAATTTAGGTGGGGATGGCCCCTGGACAGGAACGTATGCGGCTGGTCCGGAAATCAGAGCCTTTGGAACAACGACGAGTGTGTACTCGGCAACGCTTACACCAACCGTAACGACGACCTATAAGTTGCTCTCGGTTGCCAATGGATGTGGCGCAGGTAAAATAGAAGGGGCTGACACAACTACGGTGCGCGTCGATATTCTGTTGGCGGAAGAAGATCTGTTGAGTAGTTCGGTGAAAGTATATCCGGTGCCAACGGATGGAGCTGTAACCATCGATATTGATCTTCCTTTGCAAAGTAAACCAGCTCAGATTCGGCTGGTTAGCCCGAGCGGACTGATTACGGAGCAGATAACAACCAAAAAACGACAGACCGTATTGGATATTAACAAGGAGCCAGCAGGTACCTATCTGTTGTATATTACAGTCGGTGACCGATCAACGGTGCGTAAAATCCTTAAGTGGTAG